One genomic region from Candidatus Eisenbacteria bacterium encodes:
- a CDS encoding response regulator: protein MSLTVVVVEDHVEAAQGLGELIEMWGHRAHVAYDGESGLELVQAVRPDVALVDIGLPVMDGDALAAKIRDLEIGRGMYLVALTGYRDAEAVSAHFDRRLEKPVPLEVLEHLLAERAAPER from the coding sequence ATGAGCCTCACCGTCGTCGTCGTCGAGGATCACGTCGAGGCCGCGCAGGGCCTGGGCGAGCTGATCGAGATGTGGGGCCACCGTGCCCACGTCGCCTACGACGGGGAGTCGGGCCTGGAGCTGGTCCAGGCGGTGCGGCCCGACGTCGCCCTCGTCGACATCGGGCTCCCCGTGATGGACGGCGACGCCCTCGCCGCGAAGATCCGCGACCTGGAGATCGGACGGGGGATGTATCTCGTCGCCCTGACCGGCTACCGCGACGCCGAGGCGGTCTCCGCCCACTTCGATCGCCGCCTGGAGAAGCCGGTTCCGCTCGAAGTCCTGGAGCACCTTCTCGCCGAGCGCGCCGCGCCGGAACGCTGA
- a CDS encoding hybrid sensor histidine kinase/response regulator — protein sequence MGLPAAIALAAATIVLIAGGTGGGWRVAAEIVLWALAAAAVAEGWVARRRDVRAQRGEPTGRRDASPPTSGPQRDARFLAAVAHELRTPANAIRLQVELLRRSARDPDRLGHLPALAAQVDQSVALLLDLVGDAMDLLRLDAGGVDLRETDVDLDAVLASESDRLAGFAASRNLRLRHAPAPEPIWLGADRPKLERIVRHMLESGLARAGAGEVRVGARTSHDGGVQIEVVDTGGGLAPEAVRYLFDETVQLGSPEHGRRGTSALGLVVCKRLVDLFGGRIEVESAIGRGTRMVVLLPARMARSTSFGEPRHPDADAPALAGVRILLADDHDPTRAAFRQLLRSEGAVVTEARDGIEALAALEAGQPQVMLLDLAMPRLDGVGVLRRLRRVRPPTLVSIVVVSGDRRAQDPGDLRALGADAVISKPIDPSRLLGLLRDVTSSRPRAR from the coding sequence ATGGGCCTGCCAGCGGCGATCGCCCTGGCGGCGGCGACGATCGTGCTGATCGCCGGCGGGACGGGCGGTGGCTGGCGCGTCGCAGCAGAGATCGTGCTCTGGGCGCTCGCCGCCGCCGCGGTCGCCGAAGGCTGGGTCGCACGCCGGCGCGACGTTCGCGCGCAGCGGGGGGAGCCCACCGGGCGGCGCGACGCGTCCCCGCCGACTTCCGGACCCCAGCGCGACGCCCGCTTCCTCGCCGCGGTGGCCCACGAGCTGCGGACGCCCGCCAACGCGATCAGGCTGCAAGTCGAGCTGCTCCGGCGCAGTGCGCGCGATCCGGACCGGCTCGGCCATCTGCCCGCGCTCGCGGCGCAGGTCGACCAGAGCGTCGCGCTATTGCTGGACCTGGTGGGCGACGCGATGGACCTCCTGCGCCTGGACGCCGGCGGCGTGGATCTCCGGGAGACCGACGTGGATCTCGACGCCGTGCTCGCGAGCGAGAGCGACCGGCTCGCGGGCTTTGCGGCGTCACGCAACCTGCGGCTCCGGCATGCGCCCGCGCCGGAGCCGATCTGGCTCGGTGCCGACCGCCCGAAGCTGGAACGCATCGTGCGCCACATGCTCGAGAGCGGCCTGGCGCGCGCGGGTGCCGGCGAGGTGCGCGTCGGGGCGCGCACCTCCCACGACGGCGGCGTGCAAATCGAGGTCGTGGACACCGGCGGTGGCCTCGCCCCCGAAGCCGTGCGGTACCTCTTCGACGAGACCGTCCAGCTCGGGTCTCCAGAGCACGGACGGCGCGGGACGAGCGCCCTCGGCCTCGTCGTCTGCAAGCGCCTGGTCGATCTCTTCGGGGGACGAATCGAGGTCGAGAGCGCGATCGGGCGAGGAACCCGCATGGTCGTGCTCCTGCCGGCGAGGATGGCGAGGTCCACGTCGTTCGGCGAGCCGCGGCATCCCGACGCCGACGCGCCGGCGCTCGCCGGGGTGCGCATCCTGCTCGCCGACGACCACGATCCGACCCGCGCCGCGTTCCGCCAGCTCCTGCGCAGCGAGGGAGCGGTCGTGACCGAAGCGCGCGACGGGATCGAGGCATTGGCGGCGCTCGAGGCGGGCCAGCCGCAGGTGATGCTGCTCGATCTCGCGATGCCGCGACTCGACGGTGTGGGCGTCCTGCGGCGCCTTCGCCGTGTGCGCCCGCCGACGCTCGTGTCGATCGTCGTCGTATCGGGCGATCGGCGGGCGCAGGACCCGGGCGACCTCCGGGCGCTCGGCGCCGACGCCGTCATCTCGAAGCCGATCGATCCATCACGGCTGCTCGGCCTTCTTCGCGACGTGACGAGCAGCCGGCCGCGCGCGCGTTGA
- a CDS encoding aminopeptidase P family protein — MSLSPDVRRVLQERRARIGAAMGDGVMLLGAGSERLRSGDVHYPFRQDSDFDYVTGLGEPDCVAVLAPGHAEPYALFVPPRDPERAIWVGPRAGVEGAVADYDAAVAFPEGDFEKEIPRWLAKSERVWLDLSRQDALAQRLLAAVRRAQADRPRSGTGPTALLDAHEILHEERLFKTPDELARLRDAIGIACEAHREAMRTARPGMLEYEIEALLDYTFRRRGATGWAYPSIVAGGANATVLHYTANNCPLGADDLLLIDAGAERAGYCADVTRTWPIGKRFTPAQRDCYQAVLAAQLAAIGAVKPGVTLEAIHTTALRVLCEALVTMGLLEGTVDEIVEKEAYKRFYMHRTSHWLGRDVHDVGRYKIGEAPRPLAPRMVFTVEPGLYIAADAENVPDEFRGIGIRIEDDVHVTESGGEVLSAAAPKQIEELEGLREHAY; from the coding sequence ATGTCGCTCTCGCCCGACGTCCGCCGCGTGCTGCAGGAGCGCCGCGCACGCATCGGCGCGGCGATGGGCGACGGCGTCATGCTGCTCGGGGCCGGCTCCGAGCGCCTGCGCTCGGGCGATGTCCACTATCCGTTTCGCCAGGACAGCGACTTCGACTACGTGACCGGGCTCGGCGAGCCCGATTGCGTTGCCGTGCTCGCGCCGGGCCACGCGGAGCCGTACGCCCTCTTCGTCCCGCCGCGCGATCCCGAGCGCGCCATCTGGGTGGGGCCGCGCGCCGGCGTCGAGGGCGCGGTCGCCGACTACGACGCCGCCGTCGCCTTTCCCGAGGGCGACTTCGAGAAGGAGATTCCGCGCTGGCTCGCCAAGAGCGAGCGCGTGTGGCTCGACCTCTCGCGCCAGGACGCGCTCGCACAACGACTGCTGGCCGCGGTCCGCCGTGCGCAGGCCGACCGGCCCCGCAGCGGCACCGGACCCACGGCGCTCCTCGACGCGCACGAGATCCTGCACGAGGAGCGCCTCTTCAAGACGCCGGACGAGCTCGCGCGCCTGCGCGACGCGATCGGCATCGCCTGCGAGGCGCACCGCGAAGCCATGCGGACGGCGCGGCCCGGCATGCTCGAGTACGAGATCGAAGCGCTGCTCGACTACACGTTCCGCCGCCGGGGCGCGACCGGGTGGGCGTATCCGTCGATCGTCGCCGGCGGCGCGAACGCGACCGTGCTCCACTACACGGCGAACAACTGCCCCCTCGGCGCGGACGATCTCCTGCTGATCGACGCCGGCGCGGAGCGCGCCGGCTACTGCGCCGACGTGACGCGCACGTGGCCGATCGGCAAACGGTTCACGCCCGCGCAGCGCGACTGCTATCAGGCCGTGCTCGCGGCGCAGCTCGCAGCGATCGGCGCGGTGAAGCCGGGCGTCACGCTCGAGGCCATCCACACGACCGCGCTCCGCGTCCTCTGCGAGGCGCTCGTCACCATGGGGCTCCTCGAAGGCACGGTCGACGAGATCGTGGAGAAGGAGGCGTACAAGCGCTTCTACATGCACCGTACGAGCCACTGGCTCGGGCGCGACGTGCACGACGTCGGCCGCTACAAGATCGGGGAGGCGCCGCGCCCGCTCGCGCCGCGGATGGTCTTCACCGTCGAGCCGGGGCTCTACATCGCGGCCGACGCCGAGAACGTGCCGGACGAGTTCCGCGGCATCGGCATCCGCATCGAGGACGACGTGCACGTGACGGAGAGCGGGGGCGAGGTGCTCTCCGCCGCCGCCCCCAAGCAGATCGAGGAGCTCGAAGGCCTGCGCGAGCACGCCTACTGA
- a CDS encoding YciI family protein, giving the protein MLYVIIGHDAPDGAAKRPAVRPAHLAHLRPLAEAGRVKISGPFLDKTGSLIVLEAESAAEVWAIVARDPYVTEGVFGHVEVKPFAQVFPEP; this is encoded by the coding sequence ATGCTGTACGTCATCATCGGACACGACGCGCCCGACGGTGCCGCGAAGCGTCCCGCGGTGCGGCCGGCGCACCTGGCGCACCTGCGGCCGCTGGCGGAGGCCGGCCGCGTGAAGATCTCCGGCCCCTTCCTCGACAAGACCGGCAGCCTGATCGTCCTCGAAGCCGAATCGGCCGCCGAGGTCTGGGCGATCGTCGCGCGGGATCCATACGTCACCGAAGGGGTGTTCGGACACGTCGAGGTGAAGCCCTTCGCGCAGGTCTTTCCCGAGCCCTGA
- a CDS encoding AI-2E family transporter, whose product MPSPTWLAAMGGAGPLQRLFAIGLVVAMLSRGQAFLVPVAVAVFLAFVLIPPVRAIERLRVPRAIAIALVLACSLTLVAGLTYVLTAQFRELAAHMPEYSDSIKDKLATLRLSRHGAIASIQKTVERATRELDEQDGTARTPGGRSTVQSVAIVPAPPTDVERLQTILAPVAAPLVEAGFVIVLVAFLLAQREDLRNRVIRLVGTGRVTLTTRTLDEAGQRISRYLLTQSAINAAFGLVIACGLYGIGVPYAVLWGVVAALLRFAPYVGALLAMAMPIAIAAVLFDGWGHVLATAGLFVAMDALTANVVEPVLVGTHTGVSSLALLVAAFFWALLWGPIGLLLSTPITLCLAVVGKHVTQLEFLSVVLGDDAVLEPEVTVYQRLLAGDEDEANDIVEQAAAESTLAEVFGTVLLPAIVRSADDRAADRITDADHESVLRATARMIDRLAERDAGEIAAPAYARTIVAVPARDQTDEVAAEMLARLLDGHRLQQLSTSSLVSEVVSAASAPDVVAVCVVALPPGGLAHARHLCKRIRAMRPALPIVVVRPGHAQAIEGADATMELVDARRHLDDLGNAPMPVASAS is encoded by the coding sequence ATGCCGTCGCCGACCTGGCTCGCGGCGATGGGCGGCGCGGGCCCGCTCCAGCGCCTCTTCGCGATCGGCCTCGTCGTCGCGATGCTCTCGCGCGGACAGGCGTTTCTCGTGCCGGTCGCGGTCGCGGTATTCCTCGCCTTCGTCCTGATCCCGCCCGTGCGCGCCATCGAGCGCCTGCGGGTCCCGCGTGCGATCGCCATCGCGCTGGTGCTCGCCTGCTCGCTGACGCTCGTCGCGGGGCTCACGTACGTCTTGACGGCGCAGTTCCGGGAGCTGGCGGCGCACATGCCGGAGTACTCCGACTCCATCAAGGACAAGCTCGCGACGCTGCGCCTTAGCCGTCACGGTGCCATCGCGAGCATCCAGAAGACGGTCGAGCGGGCCACGCGGGAGCTCGACGAGCAGGACGGCACGGCGCGCACGCCGGGCGGCCGGTCGACCGTTCAATCGGTCGCGATCGTCCCCGCCCCGCCCACCGACGTCGAGCGGCTGCAGACGATCCTCGCGCCGGTCGCGGCGCCGCTCGTCGAGGCCGGATTCGTGATCGTCCTCGTCGCGTTCCTGCTCGCCCAGCGCGAGGACCTCCGCAACCGCGTCATCCGCCTCGTGGGCACGGGGCGCGTGACGCTCACGACCCGCACCCTGGACGAAGCGGGGCAGCGGATCAGCCGCTACCTCCTCACGCAGTCGGCGATCAACGCGGCCTTCGGTCTCGTGATCGCGTGCGGCCTCTACGGGATCGGCGTACCGTATGCCGTCCTGTGGGGTGTCGTCGCCGCCCTCCTGCGTTTCGCGCCGTACGTCGGAGCGCTGCTCGCGATGGCGATGCCGATCGCGATCGCCGCCGTGCTGTTCGACGGCTGGGGACATGTCCTCGCGACCGCCGGCCTCTTCGTCGCGATGGACGCGCTCACCGCGAACGTCGTCGAGCCGGTGCTGGTCGGGACCCACACCGGCGTCTCGTCGCTGGCGCTGCTCGTCGCGGCGTTCTTCTGGGCGTTGCTGTGGGGACCGATCGGGCTCCTCCTCTCGACACCGATCACGCTCTGCCTCGCCGTGGTCGGCAAGCACGTCACGCAGCTCGAGTTCCTGTCGGTCGTGCTCGGCGACGACGCCGTGCTCGAGCCCGAGGTCACGGTCTACCAGCGCCTGCTCGCGGGCGACGAGGACGAGGCGAACGACATCGTGGAGCAGGCGGCGGCCGAGTCGACGCTCGCGGAGGTCTTCGGGACGGTGCTCCTGCCCGCGATCGTGCGCTCGGCGGACGACCGCGCCGCCGACCGGATCACCGACGCCGACCACGAAAGCGTCCTGCGGGCCACGGCGCGGATGATCGACCGGCTCGCGGAGCGGGACGCCGGCGAGATCGCCGCGCCCGCGTACGCGCGGACGATCGTCGCGGTTCCGGCGCGCGACCAGACCGACGAGGTCGCGGCCGAGATGCTCGCGCGCCTGCTCGACGGCCACCGCCTGCAGCAGCTCTCGACGTCGAGCCTCGTCTCGGAGGTGGTGTCGGCGGCGAGCGCGCCCGATGTCGTCGCCGTCTGCGTCGTCGCGCTGCCGCCCGGCGGCCTCGCCCACGCGCGCCACCTCTGCAAGCGGATACGGGCGATGCGACCGGCGCTTCCGATCGTCGTCGTTCGTCCCGGGCACGCCCAGGCGATCGAGGGCGCCGACGCGACGATGGAGCTCGTGGACGCACGGCGCCATCTCGACGACCTGGGGAACGCGCCCATGCCGGTCGCCTCGGCGTCTTGA
- a CDS encoding MFS transporter translates to MSLGVWLHAADALVTTTVMPSAVAEIGGLPFVYWTIALYELGSIVAGAATGLATARVGLRSAMSAAALVYVAGCVASGLAPSMPVMLAGRLVQGLGGGAMLALSYVGVTLLFSEHLWPRVLAIVSGVWGVSALIGPLVGGALASIGLWRGAFWAFAVQGVLLVALTPMLVGRGTAAGGGGSTLPGRQIAALSAGVLAISAAGVQADVGAMMALAAVGLVALWLVLRLERDASERLFPPTPLSFAVTWGPGYVMVASLATATVSFTVYAPILMTKLFGVAAITCGFIVAIESVAWTLAAIAVARAPERREPALIRGGALLVTAGIVGLAMTMPRGPVWALVPWAALQGAGFGICWAFLLRRIVAAVPEGERDRASAAMPTLQMIGYAVGAAASGMVANALGFAEGAPLDVVRTVAFWVFAAFVPLALLGVVGAWRVSADPSSEPADSPTAPA, encoded by the coding sequence GTGTCGCTCGGCGTGTGGCTGCACGCGGCCGATGCGCTCGTGACGACGACCGTCATGCCGAGCGCGGTGGCGGAGATCGGCGGCCTCCCGTTCGTCTATTGGACGATCGCGCTCTACGAGCTCGGCTCGATCGTGGCCGGCGCCGCGACCGGCCTCGCGACCGCGCGCGTGGGCCTGCGGAGCGCCATGTCGGCGGCGGCGCTCGTGTACGTCGCCGGCTGCGTGGCGAGCGGGCTCGCGCCGAGCATGCCGGTGATGCTCGCCGGCCGGCTCGTGCAGGGGCTCGGTGGCGGCGCGATGCTCGCGCTCTCGTACGTCGGCGTGACGCTGCTGTTTTCGGAGCACCTGTGGCCACGGGTGCTCGCCATCGTGTCGGGCGTGTGGGGGGTCTCCGCGCTGATCGGCCCGCTCGTCGGCGGCGCCCTCGCCTCGATCGGGCTCTGGCGCGGCGCCTTCTGGGCGTTTGCCGTGCAAGGCGTGCTGCTGGTCGCGCTCACGCCCATGCTCGTCGGGCGCGGCACGGCAGCGGGGGGCGGCGGGAGCACCCTTCCCGGCCGGCAGATCGCGGCGCTCAGCGCCGGCGTTCTCGCCATCTCGGCGGCCGGCGTGCAAGCCGACGTCGGTGCCATGATGGCGCTCGCAGCGGTCGGCCTGGTGGCGCTGTGGCTCGTCCTTCGCCTCGAGCGCGACGCGAGCGAGCGGTTGTTTCCGCCCACACCGCTCAGCTTCGCGGTGACGTGGGGGCCCGGGTACGTGATGGTGGCGTCGCTCGCGACCGCCACGGTGTCGTTCACCGTCTACGCGCCCATCCTCATGACGAAGCTCTTCGGCGTCGCGGCGATCACGTGCGGCTTCATCGTGGCGATCGAGTCCGTCGCCTGGACGCTCGCCGCCATCGCCGTCGCGCGCGCGCCCGAGCGCCGCGAGCCGGCGCTCATTCGGGGCGGCGCCCTCCTCGTGACGGCCGGGATCGTCGGGCTCGCCATGACCATGCCGCGGGGACCGGTGTGGGCGCTCGTCCCGTGGGCGGCGCTGCAGGGGGCCGGCTTCGGCATCTGCTGGGCGTTCCTGCTGCGGCGGATCGTCGCCGCCGTACCCGAGGGCGAGCGGGATCGCGCTTCGGCGGCGATGCCGACGCTGCAGATGATCGGCTACGCGGTCGGCGCGGCGGCGAGCGGCATGGTCGCGAACGCGCTCGGCTTCGCCGAAGGCGCGCCGCTGGACGTCGTGCGCACCGTCGCGTTCTGGGTGTTCGCCGCCTTCGTGCCGCTGGCGCTGCTCGGCGTCGTCGGCGCCTGGCGCGTCAGCGCCGATCCTTCTTCGGAACCAGCCGACTCCCCGACTGCTCCCGCATGA
- a CDS encoding CHASE3 domain-containing protein, translated as MPTAGASIPDRFWRRSALAGLGGAALLLTLVAVASLWELSTGLEAGDSSRRSLDVLRQANVVRQRLTEAETGQRGYILTGDAEYRAPYDRAAGQLNTEIEKLRRLTADDTEQQRRIDALGPLATTKLSELRKTVELRAAGDTDAAMQMVRTDVGKDAMDRIRALLDEIASEERGLLQRRLDARAQHTQRTTMLIVLGNGLALLVFAASAYVLTGLLVRALTAEARRRESEARLYVTLQSIGDAVIATDRGGRIVFMNTVAQRLTGWSDTAATGKPLADVFRIVNERTKETVESPVDRVIREGTIVGLANHTLLLARDGREIPIDDSGAPIRDGDGELMGIVLVFRDVTERNRAEEARRQAMWAEAAREQAERANEAKDAFLAMLSHELRSPLSAMLAWTRVLEQSPDDVARRTRALAVLDRNIRAQTNLINDLLDVSRIVSGKFEVRLAPIDLVEELRTCLDALQPAAAAKRIALTRVVPAAPLVVNGDAQRLTQVMRNLVDNAIKFTPEGGRIEVRLEQEADAATLTVADSGEGFAPELASVIFERFAQRSDPQRRASGLGLGLAIVRHIVLQHGGTVAARSPGRGRGATFVVRIPSAPASSLPAAIAFPDERAVDLRGVRVLVVEDDADWREAVALRLEQSGAEVTLATSVPEALVCFERARPQVLVSDIGLPHHDGYELIQEIRSRGGHAPRTVAMTGFADATTSDRCRRLGFDVFLAKPFEPGRLVVTIGYLLGGGIP; from the coding sequence GTGCCCACGGCAGGCGCTTCGATCCCGGACCGCTTCTGGCGCAGGAGCGCGCTGGCGGGACTGGGCGGCGCGGCGCTGCTCCTGACGCTGGTCGCGGTCGCCTCGCTGTGGGAGCTGTCGACCGGGCTCGAGGCCGGAGACTCGTCGCGGCGCTCGCTCGACGTGCTGCGCCAGGCGAACGTGGTGCGCCAGCGGCTGACCGAGGCCGAGACGGGCCAGCGCGGCTACATCCTCACCGGCGACGCCGAGTATCGCGCCCCGTACGACCGTGCGGCCGGGCAGTTGAACACCGAGATCGAGAAGCTGCGTCGCCTGACGGCCGACGACACCGAGCAGCAGCGACGCATCGACGCTCTGGGGCCGCTCGCGACGACCAAGCTGAGCGAGCTCCGCAAGACGGTGGAGCTGCGGGCCGCAGGCGACACCGACGCGGCGATGCAGATGGTCCGCACGGACGTCGGCAAGGACGCGATGGATCGCATCCGTGCCTTGCTCGACGAGATCGCGAGCGAGGAGCGGGGCCTGCTGCAACGTCGGCTCGACGCGCGCGCCCAGCACACCCAGCGGACGACGATGCTCATCGTGCTGGGCAACGGTCTCGCGCTGCTCGTGTTCGCCGCCTCCGCATACGTGCTGACGGGGCTCCTCGTCCGGGCGCTCACGGCCGAAGCGCGCCGGCGCGAGAGCGAGGCGCGGCTGTACGTCACGCTGCAGAGCATCGGCGACGCCGTGATCGCGACGGATCGTGGCGGCCGGATCGTCTTCATGAACACGGTCGCGCAACGGCTGACCGGCTGGTCCGACACCGCGGCCACCGGCAAGCCGCTCGCCGACGTGTTCCGGATCGTCAACGAGCGCACGAAGGAAACGGTCGAGAGCCCGGTCGACCGCGTGATCCGCGAGGGCACGATCGTCGGGCTCGCGAACCATACGCTGCTGCTCGCGCGCGACGGACGCGAGATCCCGATCGACGACAGCGGCGCGCCCATTCGCGACGGGGACGGCGAGCTCATGGGCATCGTGCTCGTGTTCCGGGACGTGACCGAGCGCAATCGGGCGGAGGAGGCACGGCGCCAGGCGATGTGGGCCGAGGCGGCGCGCGAGCAGGCGGAGCGGGCCAACGAGGCGAAGGACGCGTTCCTCGCCATGCTGTCGCACGAGCTCCGCTCGCCGCTGTCGGCGATGCTCGCATGGACGCGCGTCCTCGAGCAGAGCCCCGACGACGTCGCGCGGCGCACGCGCGCCCTCGCGGTGCTCGATCGCAACATCCGCGCGCAGACGAACCTCATCAACGACCTGCTGGACGTGTCACGCATCGTGTCGGGCAAGTTCGAGGTGCGCCTGGCTCCGATCGACCTCGTCGAGGAGCTGCGCACGTGTCTCGACGCCCTGCAGCCGGCCGCCGCCGCGAAGCGCATCGCGCTCACGCGCGTCGTGCCGGCGGCGCCGCTGGTGGTGAACGGCGACGCGCAGCGCCTGACGCAGGTCATGCGCAACCTGGTCGACAACGCCATCAAGTTCACGCCCGAGGGCGGACGCATCGAGGTTCGCCTCGAGCAGGAGGCCGACGCCGCCACCCTCACGGTCGCGGACTCGGGGGAGGGGTTCGCGCCCGAGCTGGCCTCGGTCATCTTCGAACGCTTCGCGCAGCGGTCCGACCCGCAGCGACGTGCCAGCGGTCTCGGCCTGGGGCTGGCGATCGTGCGGCACATCGTGCTCCAGCACGGCGGGACGGTGGCGGCGCGAAGCCCAGGACGCGGGCGCGGAGCCACGTTCGTCGTGCGCATCCCCTCCGCCCCGGCGTCGAGCCTGCCGGCCGCGATCGCGTTCCCCGACGAGCGGGCGGTCGACCTCCGCGGCGTGCGCGTGCTGGTCGTCGAGGACGACGCCGACTGGCGCGAGGCCGTGGCGCTGCGCCTCGAGCAGAGCGGCGCCGAGGTCACGCTCGCCACCTCGGTTCCCGAGGCGCTCGTGTGCTTCGAGCGGGCACGGCCGCAGGTCCTGGTCAGCGACATCGGCCTGCCCCACCACGACGGCTACGAGCTCATCCAGGAGATCCGCAGCCGGGGCGGACACGCCCCCCGCACCGTCGCGATGACCGGCTTTGCCGATGCCACCACGTCCGACCGCTGCCGGCGGCTCGGCTTCGACGTCTTCCTGGCCAAGCCGTTCGAGCCCGGCCGCCTGGTCGTGACGATCGGCTACCTGCTCGGAGGTGGAATCCCATGA
- a CDS encoding CsbD family protein, translated as MNKDTLEGKWTQLKGHIRKQWGKLTNDDVDQVQGNAEILAGKLQERYGRTKEQAQEEVKRFFERHNQPPAA; from the coding sequence ATGAACAAGGACACCCTCGAGGGCAAGTGGACCCAATTGAAGGGCCACATCCGCAAGCAGTGGGGAAAGCTGACCAACGACGACGTCGATCAGGTGCAGGGCAATGCCGAGATCCTCGCCGGAAAGCTGCAGGAGCGCTACGGCCGCACCAAGGAGCAGGCTCAGGAGGAAGTGAAGCGCTTCTTCGAGCGTCACAACCAGCCGCCGGCTGCGTGA
- a CDS encoding sigma-54 dependent transcriptional regulator, with amino-acid sequence MPHALIVDDDVDHLRGLAELVEREGFTTSTAETLATARAALTSHPPDVILTDLVLPDGRGLDVLKDVEPPCSAEMVLITGNATIDSAIEALRMGITDYLTKPIDLARLKTTLANVARTLEFKGEIGSLRSELRKLGRFGRLIGASPPMQKVYDLIAKVSPTEASVFVVGDSGTGKELVAETVRDLSRRKRGPFLAINCGAVSPNLIESELFGHERGSFTGAAQRHRGHFERASGGTLFLDEVTEMPVELQVKLLRVLETGTVMRIGGDEPVAVDVRIIAATNRNPAQAVTEGKLREDLYYRLNVFPIELPPLRDRPGDVARLATSVLESLNEAEGIRKRFTQAAMDRLERHEWPGNVRELKNVVQRAFILANQDIDVACFPDELGAATLALAPAAPEGGPMAAVKVGVSLGEVERQLILATLEQYAGDKKKTAETLGISLKTLYNRLNLYKRD; translated from the coding sequence ATGCCACACGCGCTCATCGTCGACGACGACGTCGATCACCTGCGCGGTCTGGCCGAGCTGGTCGAACGCGAGGGCTTCACGACCAGCACCGCCGAAACGCTGGCGACGGCGCGCGCCGCGCTCACGAGCCATCCACCGGACGTCATCCTGACCGACCTCGTGCTCCCCGACGGGCGCGGCCTCGACGTGCTGAAGGACGTCGAGCCCCCGTGCAGCGCCGAGATGGTGCTCATCACCGGTAACGCGACCATCGACTCGGCGATCGAGGCGCTCCGCATGGGCATCACCGACTACCTGACCAAGCCCATCGATCTCGCGCGCCTCAAGACCACGCTGGCGAACGTCGCGCGCACCCTGGAGTTCAAGGGTGAAATCGGCAGTCTGCGCAGCGAGCTGCGGAAGCTCGGACGCTTCGGGCGCCTGATCGGCGCATCCCCGCCCATGCAGAAGGTGTACGACCTCATCGCCAAGGTGTCGCCGACCGAGGCCTCGGTCTTCGTCGTCGGCGACAGCGGAACCGGCAAGGAGCTCGTCGCCGAGACCGTCCGCGACTTGAGCCGCCGTAAGCGCGGCCCCTTCCTGGCGATCAACTGCGGCGCCGTGTCCCCGAACCTGATCGAGAGCGAGCTGTTCGGGCACGAGCGCGGCAGCTTCACGGGCGCTGCGCAGCGCCATCGCGGTCACTTCGAGCGCGCGTCGGGCGGGACGCTCTTCCTCGACGAGGTGACCGAGATGCCGGTCGAGCTGCAGGTGAAGCTCCTGCGCGTGCTCGAGACCGGCACGGTGATGCGGATTGGTGGCGACGAACCCGTCGCGGTCGACGTCCGCATCATCGCGGCGACCAACCGCAACCCCGCGCAGGCCGTCACCGAGGGCAAGCTGCGCGAGGACCTGTACTATCGCCTGAACGTGTTCCCGATCGAGCTGCCGCCCCTGCGCGATCGGCCCGGCGACGTCGCGCGCCTCGCGACGAGCGTGCTCGAGTCGCTCAACGAGGCCGAGGGCATCCGCAAGCGCTTCACGCAGGCCGCCATGGATCGGCTGGAACGTCACGAATGGCCCGGCAACGTGCGCGAGCTGAAGAACGTCGTGCAGCGGGCGTTCATCCTGGCGAACCAGGACATCGACGTCGCGTGCTTCCCCGACGAGCTCGGGGCCGCGACGCTCGCGCTGGCGCCGGCGGCGCCGGAGGGCGGCCCCATGGCGGCGGTGAAGGTGGGCGTGTCGCTGGGCGAGGTCGAGCGACAGCTGATTCTCGCGACCCTCGAGCAGTACGCCGGCGACAAGAAGAAGACGGCGGAAACCCTCGGGATCAGCCTCAAGACCCTCTACAACCGGCTGAACCTCTACAAGCGCGACTGA
- a CDS encoding DUF1328 domain-containing protein — MLSWAVTFFVIALIAAALGFGGIAGMSADIGWLFAVLGVAVLAIGLLSRALSSGGKALP; from the coding sequence ATGTTGAGCTGGGCCGTGACGTTCTTCGTGATCGCACTCATCGCCGCGGCGCTCGGCTTCGGTGGTATCGCGGGTATGTCGGCCGACATCGGCTGGCTGTTCGCCGTGCTGGGTGTCGCCGTGCTCGCCATCGGCCTGCTCAGCCGCGCGCTGAGCTCAGGCGGAAAGGCACTCCCGTAG